The genomic DNA GTGCGGAGGGAATGGGCCGAGGGCGATGTCGTGCAGCTGCGCCTCGGTATGGACCCGCAGCGGGTGTGGGCGCACCCGGCGGTCTTCGACACTGCGCACCGTGTGGCCCTGCAGCGCGGTCCCCTCGTCTTCTGCCTCGAGGGCGTGGACCACCAGGACGCCGTCGCACAGCTGTCCCTGCCGCGTGGCGCGGTGCTCGACGTCCAGGACGACGCCACGAGCGGGACCGTCGCACTGCTCGCAGGTGGCAGCGCCGTGACTGGGGCCGCTGACCGCTCCGCGCCGCTCTATGGCACCGAGCCCCCAGCGACGCGGGCAGCGGACCTGCGTGCCGTCCCCTACTTCTCCTGGGCCAACCGCGGCCAGTCGGACATGACGGTCTGGATCCATGAGATGGATCAGGCATGATCGTCCACGGTGTCGAGCCGGGCGCCCGCCTTCGTCTCCGACCCCATCTCGACCGCTTGACCGGTCGGGCCTGAACCACCCCAGAACCGCGGCAGGTCGCGAGCCCCCCCGGCCCGCGGCCTGCCGCTTCCAAGCCTGTGCATCCAAGGCGCACTACGCCAACACCACGCACGTCGAGGACAGTCACCAGCCTGCACGTGATCTGTCAGTGCCTCACCACAGGAGCTGCGACTGACGTGCAGTGGCCACGGCAAGTAGCCGGTGGCTCCCACAACCCCCCGTCGGGTGCTAGATCACCCCGTTCGAACCCATAGCATCGATCGCCTCGTCCAAGCGCCAGCGCCACAGCAGGTGCTGCTCTGGGTCGACGCGGTGCGCGTCGAAGGCACCGCGGCGCTGCCCGTCGCCGTGGTCGGCCCGCTCTTCCCCTACCGGCGCTGCAGCACGCTCCGCGTCGCCTACGTCCACCCCTGTGCGTTGCCCGGCAAGGTCGCGCAGCAGCTGCAGAGCTCGATGGTCCTGCACGCTCTGACGCACTTGCCGATGGCGGATGGACTCCCACGGCACACCGCTCGGTCCCGGATAGACGATGAAGGCGTCGCCAGCAGGAAAAGCTCCACCCGCGGTGGTGTCCTGATACGGATCCACGAGGTCTTCGCTCAACTGGCTGTACCAGTAGTCGAACCCCCAGTGCAGGAAGCCGCGAGCCCCG from Quadrisphaera setariae includes the following:
- a CDS encoding DUF4091 domain-containing protein, translating into MIATPSSTKTTALITGSGSGIYTTSRDVTFAVGARGFLHWGFDYWYSQLSEDLVDPYQDTTAGGAFPAGDAFIVYPGPSGVPWESIRHRQVRQSVQDHRALQLLRDLAGQRTGVDVGDAERAAAPVGEERADHGDGQRRGAFDAHRVDPEQHLLWRWRLDEAIDAMGSNGVI